From the Leptospira sp. WS60.C2 genome, one window contains:
- a CDS encoding transposase, which translates to MDKFESKFGKIPIWKLREVEKLLTCGKFNRGFVWNECKDCKIVLAVPFSCKSRLCLSCYRKKLFGWSIHLFRILNPELPHYHIVFTLPGRLNELLFQRLVNPRFLNGLAAKVYTKRLRTISLTDKRFKPGILSTLHEAGNHLNFNPHVHAIATRDLLNTTSNGIKQIDFMPYKTVRFDWQRTVCKYLLRKKYINKDEYTFFTKSYPKGFHVYFEKINVRESDSIYRIAQYIAFGLFHNSQIQKVDQNKQTLTFRYKSNVESITKEKLYQSLTMPIDEFLARMLFFLPNKHEKSVRYYGIYVRPAKRLKLESQAKKSTWSEAIKSSFDVRDPLACPICKNAMESKMIYSYHASNKEKELKKNYTLIDGYFYQKRSRDPPKAL; encoded by the coding sequence GTGGACAAATTCGAATCTAAATTCGGAAAAATTCCAATCTGGAAGCTTCGAGAGGTGGAAAAACTTCTTACCTGTGGTAAATTCAATAGAGGTTTTGTATGGAACGAATGCAAAGATTGTAAAATTGTTTTGGCAGTTCCTTTTTCGTGTAAGAGTCGGCTATGTTTGTCTTGTTATCGAAAAAAGCTCTTTGGTTGGTCGATTCACCTTTTCAGAATCTTAAATCCTGAACTTCCACATTATCATATCGTCTTCACATTGCCAGGTAGACTGAATGAACTTCTATTTCAAAGACTTGTCAATCCACGATTTCTAAATGGCCTTGCGGCAAAGGTTTATACAAAAAGATTACGAACCATTAGCCTGACAGACAAACGTTTTAAACCGGGTATCCTTAGCACACTTCACGAAGCCGGAAATCATTTAAATTTCAATCCGCATGTCCATGCGATTGCAACGAGAGATCTTTTAAATACAACCTCTAACGGAATCAAACAAATCGATTTTATGCCTTACAAAACCGTGCGATTCGACTGGCAAAGGACTGTTTGCAAATACTTACTTCGAAAGAAATATATAAATAAAGACGAATATACTTTTTTCACGAAAAGTTATCCAAAAGGTTTCCATGTTTACTTTGAAAAAATTAACGTTCGAGAATCTGATTCCATATATCGTATCGCCCAATACATTGCCTTTGGACTTTTTCATAATAGCCAAATTCAAAAAGTAGATCAAAATAAACAAACGTTAACATTCCGTTACAAAAGCAATGTCGAATCCATCACCAAAGAAAAGTTGTATCAAAGTTTAACGATGCCGATTGATGAATTTCTTGCCCGTATGCTTTTTTTTCTTCCCAACAAACATGAGAAGTCTGTTCGCTATTATGGAATTTATGTAAGACCTGCAAAGAGGTTAAAGTTAGAATCTCAGGCCAAGAAATCTACTTGGTCAGAAGCCATTAAATCATCGTTTGATGTTAGAGATCCGCTAGCTTGTCCCATTTGTAAAAACGCAATGGAATCGAAGATGATCTACTCTTATCACGCATCTAACAAAGAGAAGGAGCTGAAGAAAAATTACACATTGATAGATGGATACTTTTACCAAAAGCGATCGCGAGACCCTCCAAAAGCGTTATAG